The genomic region TCCATGAGTGACCGGGCGGTTGTCGTGAGGGCCGGCGAGCGCATCGGCACCGTCGAGGCACCCCCGGGGATGGTCGCCATAGGGACCATGTGCAGCATCACACTGAACGGGATGTTCCTCAAGCGCGGAATCCCCATAGCTACCAGGCTCGGGGGTCTCGTCGAGGTGGTGAACGGACGTCCTTTGCGGTTCACGTCGGTGATCAGCTATGAGGGGTCTTCCGTCCCTCCCCTCGAGATCCTCATGCGCAGCAGGATGAGCGACGTGCTCGGCGCCGTGGAGGGGGGATCGGGGCTCATCCTGGGGAGCTACCGGGAGATCCCGGAGAACAGTATCTCAGACGCAAGGAGCCTTCTCGATCGCATGACGCCCCATGGTTTCGGGGGCATCGTGCTCTTCGGAAGCAGAGGGGAGTCCCTGCTCGGCATCTCTCCCACGGACGGAAAGATCGGCCTCGTGGTACTGGGCGGGCTCAATGTGAACGCGGCCCTCGAGCAGGCCGGTGTTGGCAGGGGAAGCCAGGCAATGGCCACGCTCTGCGACTATCCTCTCCTGAGCTCGATAGAGGCCCTGGAAAGGGCCTATCTGCCGAGAAAAGAACAGACCTCCGTCTTCCTCAGGTATCTTTCCCGGACCCGTGAGGGAAGCGACGACGGTTACTGGTCCGTCTTGCGGGCGTTGAAGCAGACGACCTTCTGAGTCACGACGTCGGCGAGGAGCTTCATATCGTCTTCCGCGGTGTCGACGACGGTTACGATGCCTTCGTACCGGGCGCTC from Syntrophorhabdus sp. harbors:
- a CDS encoding DUF128 domain-containing protein; protein product: MNRIMFSILSVLDREGAPLGSSDIASRLGRQGTDLSERTIRYYLKRLDEAGYTVTDGKKGRRITAGGRMELKQGYVSDRVGFIINRINNLSFLSDFGPDNVRGKVILNITLVPEEKLEAAMEVLGVVLRSPYSMSDRAVVVRAGERIGTVEAPPGMVAIGTMCSITLNGMFLKRGIPIATRLGGLVEVVNGRPLRFTSVISYEGSSVPPLEILMRSRMSDVLGAVEGGSGLILGSYREIPENSISDARSLLDRMTPHGFGGIVLFGSRGESLLGISPTDGKIGLVVLGGLNVNAALEQAGVGRGSQAMATLCDYPLLSSIEALERAYLPRKEQTSVFLRYLSRTREGSDDGYWSVLRALKQTTF